Sequence from the Pecten maximus chromosome 8, xPecMax1.1, whole genome shotgun sequence genome:
AAAGAATGATTAATATTGAGTGACCTTGAGTGGGATATCTGCCTGGATAAGATTGAGTGGGATATCTATCTGGCTGAGATTGAGTGGGATATTTACCTGGATGAGACAGTGAGCTATTTACCTGAATAAGATATTGAGCTGTTTACCTGGATGAGACTGAGCTATTTACCTGGATGAGACAGTGAGCTATTTACCTGGATGAGACAGAAAGCTATTTACCTGGATGAGACAGTGAGCTATTTACCTGGATGAGACAGAGAGCTATTTACCTGGATGAGACAGTGAGCTATTTACCTGGATGAGACAGTGAGCTATTTACCTGGATGAGACAGTGAGCTATTTACCTGGATGAGACAGTGAGCTATTTACCTGGATGAGACAGTGAGCTATTTACCTGGATGAGACAGTGAGCTATTTACCTGGATGAGATAGTGAGCTATTTACCTGGATGAGACAGAAAGCTATTTACCTGGATGAGACAGTGAGCTATTTACCTGGATGAGACAGTAAGCTATTTACCTGGATGAGACAGTGAGCTATTTACCTGGATGAGACAGTAAGCTGTTTACGTGGATGAGACAGTGAGCTGTTTACCTGGATGAGACAGTGAGCTATTTACCTGGATGAGACAGAAAGCTATTTACCTGGATGAGACAGTGAGCTATTTACCTGGATGAGACAGTGAGCTATTTACCTGGATGAGACAGTGAGCTATTTACCTGGATGAGACAGTGAGCTATTTACCTGGATAAGACAGTGAGCTATTTACCTGGATGAGACAGTGAGCTATTTACCTGGATGAGACAGTGAGCTATTTACCTGGATGAGACAGTAAGCTATTTACCTGGATGAGTAGGGATTGATATGTATGTGTATCCTTCGGTCCGGAATCTGTTCCACCTGTCCAGAGACAGAACCTCCACCATGATGATCGGAAAGTGAGGAAGAGGCTCtgtataataaaattgtaaacacaAGTAGGCTTATGATGTCAACTTTTCAACTAACTTCCATTTCAATTTGTTCTGTTGAAAGTGTTTTAAGCAATCAACATTACTCATCCATGTCAGTAATGTTTAATATTATCAACTTACATTTCAAATTCAcaattaatttttcaaaattattttcaatttgataacagagaaacatatttcttataatttcataaagaggcccaatgggcctgcatTGCTCATCTGGTGTTCACTTCACCAATGATTCTCTGCCTTTCAGTTAATTAAAACAacttgtttctttgttttaataaatttgacaactgtgaccttgaatatgggtcaatgtcatttatgtcaAAAATTATGTAGAGCATCATTccaaaaacctttattttatattctatattattaaatattttgattctGGGCATTTTGGTAAACAAGGATAAAATTGTCATGAGTGTTTTTGCAAAGGGTCAAGGTCGTTTCTTTTCACAAATTTTGTAGGGCATGGATTAAGGGTATTTCCTTTTACAAACTTTGTCGGGCATTTCCTCAGGAACTGACCAACCAAAGATCTTCTTGACCGAGGCCTTTAAGAAACTGTTTTTAAGACACTATTACAACTACTTCTCAGATCTGAAGTAGTTGATGGAATGTCTTAACAAAGTTGACTGCTGTGAATTCAAATAACAGTCATGAATCATTAGAAgaagttttaatattttaacaaatctgACTCTGTGGCCTTGAGTGCAGGTCAAGATCATTTCTTTTcaggaactttgtagggctctatcccaggaacttaCCAGCAAAATGTTATGATTGTAGACTTTCTGGTTTTTTTAGAAGAAGTTGTCTAAAGGAAAAAGTTGACTTAACTTGAGGTTGATTTGGTCTGATGCTCTACATAATGAGATAATGAACCACAATGTCGGGAAAactaaatgaaataataaaagttCAAAATTATTTCCAATAAAATTCTCATTACCTTTATCTTCATCTCTTATGGAAGTGTCTTTGTAGAACAATTCAAAGTTAAATGGGAAGCTGAAGTATGAGACGTTATCCTGAAAGATCATAAACAAAAACTGTGATTAAAAGCATACctgaatgtatatatagatctcTAAAATAAAAGAACTATTAATAAAAACCAATTTTTCTATTTAAATACACAATGTCATgtctattttgaaaaaaaaaatacaaatttagtAATATTGGAGATTGtataaaaatctttttttttatttaattcactGATTTTTTCAAAActacaaattattaaaaaaaggAACACTGATAGCCATTTTTTGATTCCTGATGAAATCCTACAAAAATGACCGGACAAGAGTGACCGCTAGATGTTGATCACTTACCCGACCTTCGACCTTTGTCCTACATGTCTGTGTTACCCAGGATAACTGTTGCGACCGGTCAGCCGTCCAGTCTGCAGgttaaaacaaaagaaatttatgtacattgtacataaagtGAAGCATGGTATCACATTTGGAAGCACAGTGGTCTAGTGTAAGGACGCAGAGCTCCGTGACGGATGGTTGGctcgctagttcgagtcccgaTACAGTCTGATACAGatctgtgttgtatccttgaacaagatactttactctgctgtgttccagtcgactcaAACTGTAAAAGAGTGTGTGGTAGGGCAGTGCAAGAATTGTCGTGTGTAAGCTAAAATTGCCAGAATGGCAGCTCCTGCTGTATGCTCCCAaaggagttgagaaagacattgggTGATTGCTTAAGACTCAATTACCtcagataataatttgtgaaccgtTTTGAGAAggctatgttgctgtgatataacagtatataacactcaaaataataaatatttattgtcaTCCCCCGTCCcttcaaataacaaataaatataaatagaaGCAAGGTGAACAGAGCCtcacatatatacatagatataccccagtcCCCTCTCCAcagtaaaataaatctgtccaggggggctcacatagatataccccatccCCCCTCCAcagtaaaataaatctgtccaggggctcacatagatataccccatccCCCCTCAACAGTataataaatctgtccaggggttcacatagatataccccatccCCCCTCAACAGTataataaatctgtccaggggctcacatagatatacccccatcCCCCCTCAAcagtaaaataaatctgtccaggggggctcacatagatataccccatccCCCCTCAAcagtaaaataaatctgtccaggggctcacatagatatacccccatcCCCCCTCAAcagtaaaataaatctgtccaggggctcacatagatataccccatccCCCCTCAAcagtaaaataaatctgtccaggggctcacatagatatacccccatcCCCCCTCAAcagtaaaataaatctgtccaggggctcatatagatataccccatccCCCCTCAAcagtaaaataaatctgtccaggggctcacatagatataccccatccCCCCTCAAcagtaaaataaatctgtccaggggctcatatagatataccccatccCCCCTCAACAGTataataaatctgtccaggggggctcacatagatataccccatccCTCCCTCAAcagtaaaataaatctgtccaggggctcacatagatataccccatccCCCCTCAAcagtaaaataaatctgtccaggggggctcacatagataaaCCCCATCCCTCCCTCAAcagtaaaataaatctgtccaggggttcacatagatataccccatccCCCCTCAAcagtaaaataaatctgtccaggggttcacatagatataccccatccCCCCTCAACAGTAAAATGAATCTCTCCAAGTGTTTATGCAATATCTTGTGCACCagcttttttattttgaaatttgccAAATATGACCTTTGCCCTTTTACATTAGCCAATGACAACCAAAATATAATCACGTGTAGAACCCCATGCTGTGATACAATCTTCAActgtccaaaatccaagatcaCTTCAGATAGCCATTTGTCAACCATTTGAATTTTCTAATCAGTCTgaaaattgaatgggcacaaatagggaccaaggggaacctacacattaagtttcagaaatatcctGGTTTTAGTAGTGCTCAGAAAAAGCAATGACATATTTCagctgtcaaaatccaagatggccacctgccAGTTATTCTGAATCAGCtagaatgaaaattaaatgagCACAACTTGAGATCAAGGGTAAATTTCACAAGTTTAAACATTATCCTTCAAGCACTTTTTAAGAAAAGTATTAACAAACTCCAGGTCATAATTCAAAAAGTTGAAAGAAAGCCACCTACAACATCCAAAATTTAAAACAGATCATGGATCCGTAGAGATCCTACCCCTAAAATTTTAAGAATTCCTATGAATTGAGAAACAGCAGTAAAAAATCTTATATGTCataatccaaaatggctgctgatagccattttgaaaatcgGGACAAGAATAATGaaaacatctacatgtattaaatttCCAGGGGATCATAGGTAAACTTGTACACAAGGTTATGATGGACACAAACTCACAGATGAAATCTTACTACATAATGCAACCCGATGCAAtgaacattttctttaaaataaggACATGTTTTAGATAACTTACGTTTCGGTAAGTCTACAAGGAAATGTAGGTACAGATCGTCATACTCAAAGTCCCGGGCACATTCTGTAACGAGAAAATAATACAATTCATTAGACTTAAAGTCCCGGGCACATAATGTAACGACAAATAACACGAGTCATCATACTCGATCAATAATGTACACTTCACACATCAGTGCACATAAGCTTCACTGCTGGTCACGTTCTGATAAAGGAGATAAGTCACAAAAACGTCAGAAAATCGAACAACAACTACATACTTCACTATTATTTAACTATTATGAAGTACATAGCTTCAAAAAAACACTATTTTCTGGTATCATCAAAAACTATTCAAATCTGAAACAAATGTATGGCCAATTTTTTTCACACAAATTattctcaaattttatttttttttcataatgaaATTAACTCTAACTGCATATTCTTAAAATAAGAAAAACGTACTTACCCATCTCTCCATAAACCAATAGCCTAAGAACATTCAGGGGTGGCTATAAATAGATAGAACCATAAACTTTACACATTGTCAGAATCACAGTGTCGTTCAGTCTGGTACACAAACGTCTAACAGCAgataattttattaacaaaGCATTGACCATACATTCCATCTTTTGTGGAAGTGAAGTCGCATCACAAACAGAACTCAACAAGTTTTAGAAACAAAATTATGTTCtctaaactaaaaaaaataaattgatactGTAACAAGTATTTAGATTTGTgacttttgttttaaattaaaaaaaaaaaaaaaaaaaaaattaatgagaAAACATTGTTGAAGACTCACCAATTCAAAATCCTCACCAACACAAGCCTGTAGGAAGTCTGAGTGGCGACTATAAACCTCACGATACATCTTCAGCTCCTTGTCCTGTTCCTGTCTGCAATAGTTAGAGGTCAAAGGTTattgaaggttaaggtcatggCAAAGGTCAATGGTATTACTATGGTGAAAGACCAGTTATTGAAAGGGTAAAAGTTATTGTGAAGATCAAGATTATAATGAAAATCAATACTATGTTGAATTCAAGTTTATGATGAAggtcaatgttatataattgAATTCAAGGTTATGTTAAAGGTCAATGTTATGATAAAGGTCAAAGTTATGATAAAGGTCAAAGTTATGATAAATGTCAAAGTTATGATAAATGTCAATGTCATGTTGAATTCAAGGTTATGATCAAGGTCAGAGTCATGACGATTTAAGTGAATGTTATGATGAATTAAAGGTTATGATGAAGGTTAAAATAATGATGAAGGTCACAGTAATGATGAAGGTCAATGCTATGATGAATTTAGGTTTATGATGAAGGTCAAAGTTATGATGAAGGTCAATGTTATGTCTGATGATTACGATCAAAGTTATAATGGTCAACGTTTAACATGACTGACCCAAGGCTGCACTAATGAACGAGGGTATACTTTAGACAGTAATAGTAGCTCTGTTGTCTGAAGACAGTAGGTTGATTCCtcatctacatatatattacctattcATGATCTTTGAACtgtgttgtattgtgtattcAAAAACATCTGAAAATAAACATTACACAATTACGGTAAACAACAATGTACCTCGATACATTAACGGAcatcagaaataaaatattttgatttattttcttcaaatagAGTGACAAATTGTCTGATTTAGTCAGCTGGTAGAAGAATTCATTTCCTTGTTTAAAAAGTAAGGCAACTCAACACAACCAGTAACAATGTATTTTACTGTAATTACAACTTAATGTATTTTACTGCAATTTCAGCTCAATGTATCTTATTGTAATTACAAGTTAATGTATTTAACTGTAATTACAACTTAATGTATTTAACTGTAATTACAACTGAATGTATTTTAAAGTAATAACAACtaatatattttactgtgatttcaGCAGAATGTATTTTACTGTAATAACATACATACCTTGGTACACATAACCATCATTACACTTTTGTATTACAGTAGAGTCCTATTGCATCAGAAACAAGATCATTTCGGTCCAGTTTAGGCAGATTGTACTTTATTTAAACTTAACATCATCACACTTACCTCCTTTGATATTATTTTCCACGACGTAAGGTTTCTTGCCTTTGCTGAAGTCGGGACGCATGCATATTACGCCATTGGCATCCATTTGTATCATACACAACACTGCCTCTTCTTGAAGAGTTCCACTGCCCCTGAAGCAAcacaaatgtcaaggtcaaataaaagagctcaaaggtcacaggtcaaagtTGAAAAATTACACAAAAAGAAGTATACActatcaaaacatgttttacaggTGTTACCATAtttgtccacaaataagctccTGTCCATAAATAAATCcttgtccacaaataaacccttgtccacaaataagcccttgtccacaaataagcccttgTCCACAATTAAGATCTTGTCCACAATTAAGATcttgtccacaaataaaccatTGTCCACAAATAAGATGTTGTCCAAAAATAAGTCCTTCCGTGGATAAGGCATATCTTAAATTTTACAGAATATTCAATTTACTTTGAACAAAATATGtaaccactgtgccacccaatCACTGTCTTTGGAGCTTTTACAGAAGAATTTGAATTAGATATGATGAGTCTAACTTACTCTTCTCTGCGACTGAGGTCAGCCATGATGTAATGCACCTGCATCGGAGCAGCCATGATGTGATTTCTGTTGCGTAACTCCTCCGACGGATTATAATCAACAGTGTTTATTTTCGGCACGAAACCGACTTCTCTGCAAAAAATGTCAATGATGAAGAGTTAGAATTTAATTTACCAGTAAAATACCCTTACAATGTGGCATTCATAAGATTGTGAGGGACATTGGTAACCCCAGTTTTAGACTTATAAGCAGCTTTGGTTGGTGTGGAACCCTAGGGGTCACACTAGCTTCTCACCCTGtaataaaaacagtattttaaggattgaaatatcattatattgccCCCTCAGGAGTCCTGGGTTCACTCCCCTCAACAGCCTGCTACTTCACACAGAAagcatatttttgtttattttctcgTTTACTTTCTTTTCATTTGTTCTTCTTTCATTCCTTCTGTAATTCACAAtaataacaatactctgtgtctttgttaatatcttataatcatgtacatttgtattttcttGTCATAACTAAACATACATGcattacaaacacatacatacattacacacatacatacattacacacacattcattacacacatacaaaaatgtacatacactacacacaaacattatacacatacatacattacccacatatacatatatgtattacatatacacacatacagtcaaacctgtcatatgtgaccttaCAAGGGAGCAataaaaaggtcacatatgacaggtggtctcttagtGCAGGTTCTGGTAACTAACACAGTTAATAGTATTAAGGGGGAAATacggtcacatatgacaggtggtctcttaatcaaggtggtcactaaggcaggttttGACtgtattttcctatataaacacacacatatacttatatacacctactcacatatatacacatagtGTATTATTAACACTTGTACACAActtcatattaattaatatgcATCAGGTGTAAACATCATTGGTAACATTTTTTTCCGCACTGATTTTGGAAATTTTCACTTTCGTTAGTTTTAGCAATATATTTCAGGGTTGTGAATGTTTTCTTACTTATTTACAAGAACTATAATAATTATAGAAAAGTCATTTATAAAACACACTATTAAAGTACGTAATatagtacaaaatgtatttatctatCATATGAAACATCAATAATAAGCAAGAGGCACAAGGGGCCTGAAGTGACTTGAGTATCAAGATAATGTACTGGATTAGTAGTGGAGTGGgaacaaatgtaacattttcaaCCCTCCCAAGACCAGGACATAGCTCCcaatttgtccagtaaaacctcaCAATATTTAAAGTTCAACTTGTCAGTAGCCTCTCAATAAAcgactatacatgtattggatttttttttttttttttggctttaAATGTCATTTGGCTAAAATCATCTCATGCCTTTATGAGGAGCAGtatttaaatgaaaagaaaaatcaGCTTATTTCCCATTTCAACACTCCCTATATTCCGCTAAGGGCCCCTTGCTTCTTGGGGATGCACCATTTTCAATTACTAAAAattggacccccccccccccccccatagttatgtttcagaccaaatttggtcaaatccatTTAGGCATGTTGGAGGAGTAGAGTTTTAAAGCAaatgtatacaatgatatatcatattaaaaagaTTAATTAGGAATTCAACAGAGAACAgttacatatacacacatatacataatgtaggAATAGAAAAGCAGTATGGGGCATATGAGTTATTTTTCACGGGTGAAATTAAAAGgcagaaaataattttaataaaacaatgaacaGGAAATGCAAACTTTCATGGAAGAAAAATAACAGAGAGAACAAGAGAACTGCGAAGTGGAACAATATACGCCCATCAAAATGACATGGATTATGGAAGCATCAAATGGCTGAATGGCCGGACGAtgccataccataatactccaATCAAATTTTGACGGACGTATAAAAACTGTTAGGAGGAGAtctttgtacaaacaaaattttCTGCCAGATGGACAGACGACGCCATGCAATAATACTCCAAAATTTTGACGTGCATATAAAACTTGTGCGAATAGAAAGTGCAACGGAAAAGACAGAACAGGGAAATAAGACACCAATAAATAAAAGGGAGAAACAGAAGTGTCGAGGAACTTTGGTGCTGAAAACACAATATCTACAAAGTAAGTTTACCTGAAGGCCTTGTTTCTTCTGAAAAAGGTTCAAACAATTGAAATTTCTTCATGTTGCTATGGAAACTAATGAAAGTACGATATAGTATTTTACAGATACTGTATTTACTCTGATAAGCTCCCATATGGCTTCAAATTTTTCGAAGGGACAATGTTGGAAATAGCACATGATTTTTCAAGTTTGCTGGTCGTCATGGAAACTTAAATAGACATTTCCTGATTGTGGACTTCAGGGGAGAAATTGGGGAAAAACGAGGATGTATGTTAATGAAGGTACATTTATCTGaacaaatattgtacaaaaactGTGGATTGCCGTCTGCACCGTATAGTCCCAGCACAGAAATgacttattttgtttaaatacatCTGCAACACATTTTCAGACATATTCGTGAATAAATGATTTCACAACCAATGAAgtagaaatgactttaaatttgcTGGAGACGAGCTATTAGAGTTACAGACTGTTTTATCAGTAACTGATAGATTGGCCGTCATCCGAAGGTGTCattttcatacaaataatcGCGAAGGACTTGAATTCTTGATTGAATCTCCTTGGgtattaacacaaaaatataccCCACGctaatataagtgatttacagtaactTGAGGCTTATAAGTTAAATCTTGTACATTATGAAATTAATATGATCAGTGAAGTAATAgcgacagtacagacaaataaattgtcaaatttttgAGGCTATCTGCtactttatcaagacacaagtaaattacaaacgatcacatacagacatagaacatggaacagttacataATCTAGTAGACAAAGTAAgaacaatattgttttgtttatgtataataGTGAGTACACAGTCAAACATTTCGCCATCTTGCCTCCAAATATGGAATAATGGAGGCTATGATCCCTTCGTTTGATAACTAGTTCACTGAAGTCCTACAGCCATGTATAGGTGGTGTCAGATGAATTtaacataatatgtatattattacatattaGGGTGTCACCAATgtcagttttaaattattttgacaaATGGAATACCATGTACTACCCGGTATGTGTACATGCGATTTCAAATAACATAAAATGCTTATGGACATTTTCAGTCTACTTCACATATCATTTCTTCAGATAATTtactgaattaaaaaaaaaaaatcacaacattttacatgtttgtaatttcatttttgtataaaacCTACAAGTCatgaattaaaaagaaaaaacatcTACAAAGGGAATAAAATACGAAAAATGGTAGACAGTATGCATGTGGTCAATCCACAGTAAATTATGACGAGTACTTCTGTGATATAAGTATTTCTAAAAATTATTTAGCTCTAATTATATCAGCAAGtcaaagaaacaaataaaacatttctttgtaGACTCTGTAGAGGTTTCAGATAGTTTCCTGTAAAAGATATTTATGAACATTTTATCAGATAATTTTTTACATATAGACTGCAATTTCAAACAAAATCCTGTATTCTTTAACTGTTGAATTATCTTAAATCTAGCTTCGTAAATAATTTATTTAGAAATCTTAGCTTACAGCCGAcattctatataatatatcaccTTACCTGTTGTCATCTTTCTTGCCACCCCCCACTTTCCTTCTTCGTAGATTGGCCATTTTTTCGGTAAGAAAGGACGGCTTCTCATTGGCTGATGTAGTTAAGTACTGAACtgactaaaaaaaaattgaaaatacacatattatatgtatatagataatgtacATTATTTCGGAAGAATTCTACTATCTGACCCCTATGTTGTGTGACAatctgtctaatctgacccctatGTTGTGTGACAatctgtctaatctgacccctatGTTGTGTGACAatctgtctaatctgacccctatGTTGTGTGACAatctgtctaatctgacctctATGTTGTGTGACAatctgtctaatctgacccctatGTTGTGTGGCAttctgtctaatctgacccctatGTTGTGTGACAATCTTTCTTATCTGACCCCTATATTGAGTGACAatctgtctaatctgacccctatGTTGTGTGACAatctgtctaatctgacccatatatatgttgtgtgataatctgtctaatctgacccctatGTTGTGTGACATCCTGTTTTATCTAACCCATGTGTTGAGTGACAATCTGATCTCTAGCTTTTAAATTAAACTTACCTCACTACTCTGACTGAATTTGTCATGATCAACATATGAAAATAGACGGTTGTTAGGCTTCCCTTTGTCCCTGCAAATAAAAGTATGAAAGTTTTTTcacaattgtttttttaaatgttcaatCGATTAAGTAAAAAAGACCATTTAGATAATACATACAAGGGAAATAACCTCGACACATACTAGTACAGATTGCAAATTTtacattacattgatttttaaagtgaaaatggtgacagtataagaAGTTTAACTGAACAAATATGTCGCAGTATACGATGTCCTTAGTTTGGATAGTTTTATTGGTAAGTAAACTGTATATCTATGTAACAAAAGTCATTAAAAAACCCAAAGGTAATTAAAACTGATCAAAGGACATTGCAAAAGTCGTTAAAACAGAtcaaatatcattataacagatcaaatgtcattataaccgatcaaatgtcattataacagatcaaatatcattataacagatcaaatgtcattataacagatcatatgtcattataacagatcaaatgtcattataacagatcatatgtcattataacagatcaaatatcattataacagatcatatgtcattataacagatcaaatatcattataacagatcaaatgtcattataacagatcaaatgtcattataacagatcaaatgtcattataacagatcaaatatcattataacagatcaaatgtcattataacagatcaaatgtcattataacagaTCAAAAGTCATTAAAACAGATCATATGTCATTACAACAGAtcaaatatcattataacagatcaaatatcattataacagatcaaatatcattataacaGATCAAAAGTCAATAAAACAGATCAAAAGTCATTAAAACAGATCATATGtcattaaaacatatcaaaagTCAATAAAACAGATCAATAGTCAATAAAACAGATCAATAGTCAATAAAACAGATCAAAAGTCATTATAACAGATAAAAAGTCATTATAACAGATCAAAAGTCATTATAACAGATAAAAAGTCAATAAAACAGATCAAAAGTCATTATAACAGATCAAAAGTCATTATAACAGATAAAAAGTCAATAAAACAGATCAAAAGtcattaaaacatatcaaaagTCATTAAAACAGATCAAATGtcattaaaacatatcaaaagTCATTATAACAGATC
This genomic interval carries:
- the LOC117332704 gene encoding Meckel syndrome type 1 protein-like isoform X2; protein product: MADLYEPDLGAAYYRSNDPIKNLNIRVKLEKVTSSSIIPQQAEEKENQNVEMQSLADEVQKDEEERVFHWQEKVFCLRETELYSNEASCEGVMEKKYNKDVTEILDKGKPNNRLFSYVDHDKFSQSSESVQYLTTSANEKPSFLTEKMANLRRRKVGGGKKDDNREVGFVPKINTVDYNPSEELRNRNHIMAAPMQVHYIMADLSRREEGSGTLQEEAVLCMIQMDANGVICMRPDFSKGKKPYVVENNIKGDVFEYTIQHSSKIMNRQEQDKELKMYREVYSRHSDFLQACVGEDFELPPLNVLRLLVYGEMECARDFEYDDLYLHFLVDLPKHWTADRSQQLSWVTQTCRTKVEGRDNVSYFSFPFNFELFYKDTSIRDEDKEPLPHFPIIMVEVLSLDRWNRFRTEGYTYISIPTHPGTYRENARCWRPIGKSAAAELRRFFIGGSPELEDITYTAIPSTFQGSHLSKYGFRTESTGTISTKLNVILQSQAFMEKKANKKTLGNLLDNLGINAVQANIANVLDAFKKARIRMMQARENASRDLFQEATKTRELEA
- the LOC117332704 gene encoding Meckel syndrome type 1 protein-like isoform X1, whose translation is MADLYEPDLGAAYYRSNDPIKNLNIRVKLEKVTSSSIIPQQAEEKENQNVEMQSLADEVQKDEEERVFHWQEKVFCLRETELYSNEASCEGVMEKKYNKDVTEILDKGKPNNRLFSYVDHDKFSQSSESVQYLTTSANEKPSFLTEKMANLRRRKVGGGKKDDNRRNKAFREVGFVPKINTVDYNPSEELRNRNHIMAAPMQVHYIMADLSRREEGSGTLQEEAVLCMIQMDANGVICMRPDFSKGKKPYVVENNIKGDVFEYTIQHSSKIMNRQEQDKELKMYREVYSRHSDFLQACVGEDFELPPLNVLRLLVYGEMECARDFEYDDLYLHFLVDLPKHWTADRSQQLSWVTQTCRTKVEGRDNVSYFSFPFNFELFYKDTSIRDEDKEPLPHFPIIMVEVLSLDRWNRFRTEGYTYISIPTHPGTYRENARCWRPIGKSAAAELRRFFIGGSPELEDITYTAIPSTFQGSHLSKYGFRTESTGTISTKLNVILQSQAFMEKKANKKTLGNLLDNLGINAVQANIANVLDAFKKARIRMMQARENASRDLFQEATKTRELEA